The Pelmatolapia mariae isolate MD_Pm_ZW linkage group LG10_11, Pm_UMD_F_2, whole genome shotgun sequence genome includes a region encoding these proteins:
- the b3gat1b gene encoding galactosylgalactosylxylosylprotein 3-beta-glucuronosyltransferase 1 — protein sequence MPKRRDIVAIILIVLPWTLLITVWHQSTLTPLLTTRKDDRTDGHSNSRNTFAFKESCSLQNRDIVEVVRTEYIYSRPPPWSDILPTIHIITPTYSRPVQKAELTRLANTLLHVVNLHWILVEDSQRRTSLVSHLLHNTGLNYTHLNVETPRNYKVRGDTRDPRIPRGTIQRNLALRWLRETFSVNNSQPGVVYFADDDNTYSLELFEEMRSTKKVSVWPVAFVGGLRYESPKVNTLGKVFGWKTVFDPHRPFAIDMAGFAVNLQLILSKPQAYFKLRGVKGGYQESSLLKELVTLSDLEPKAANCTKVLVWHTRTEKPVLVNEGKKGFTDSNVEI from the exons ATGCCGAAGAGACGAGACATCGTTGCCATTATATTGATCGTGTTGCCTTGGACACTACTCATCACTGTTTGGCACCAGAGCACCCTCACTCCTCTGCTTACTACTcgaaagg ATGACAGAACTGATGGTCACTCCAACTCCAGAAACACCTTTGCTTTTAAGGAGTCATGCTCGCTTCAGAACCGGGACATTGTGGAGGTGGTACGCACGGAATATATATACAGCCGCCCTCCACCCTGGTCGGATATATTGCCCACTATCCACATCATCACTCCCACTTACAGCCGCCCGGTGCAGAAAGCAGAGCTGACACGGCTGGCCAACACTTTGCTTCATGTGGTCAACTTGCATTGGATCCTGGTAGAAGACTCCCAGAGGCGGACCAGTCTGGTTAGTCATCTTCTCCACAACACAGGGCTCAACTACACCCACCTCAATGTGGAGACACCTAGGAACTATAAGGTACGCGGGGACACCAGGGACCCCCGGATACCACGTGGTACCATACAGAGGAACCTAGCTCTCCGGTGGTTACGGGAGACCTTCAGCGTAAATAACAGCCAGCCTGGGGTTGTCTACTTTGCAGATGATGACAACACATATAGCTTGGAGCTGTTTGAGGAG ATGCGTTCCACTAAAAAGGTGTCGGTGTGGCCCGTGGCTTTTGTGGGTGGCCTGCGTTATGAGTCGCCCAAAGTAAACACCTTGGGGAAGGTGTTTGGCTGGAAAACTGTATTTGACCCGCACCGGCCCTTTGCTATTGACATGGCTGGGTTTGCGGTGAACCTGCAGCTCATTCTGTCCAAACCTCAGGCTTATTTCAAGCTGCGTGGGGTAAAGGGAGGATATCAGGAGAGCAGCTTATTAAAAGAGCTGGTCACTCTCAGTGACTTGGAGCCTAAAGCTGCTAACTGCACTAAG GTATTAGTATGGCACACAAGGACAGAGAAGCCTGTGCTGGTAAATGAGGGCAAGAAAGGATTTACAGACTCTAACGTAGAGATATGA